DNA from Triticum aestivum cultivar Chinese Spring chromosome 7D, IWGSC CS RefSeq v2.1, whole genome shotgun sequence:
gcacttggggacaaatggaggagcgaccatcaccaacggtcgaatgtatacaccacgtgagctgagagttttcaagaaaagactcgacaaaccgatagtcaacccgtgatgaataataatgatctaacttagtttttttagtacatatatttaattttagacgtttaatatttgaattatgaacataggaaatgtcgtactcggacgacgaaagtatcctgggggagtgcgactggtgccacgacgaccgaggtcagtgcaacagtcctcacctggacgaagatcggtgcttcagtattaagctggaggagaccttcgatgttgaaacggtacgcaacgatgacaagtgttattttttcataattaagcacgacttcaactatttcaacgtgtacttttcatcttttacaattcgactagcttatcccatgccatgcaagacgctacgtcttggagaggatgggttttgaagaccatgacagtatggaaacaaagaaaattcacctaaggacccatcatgatatagattttgaagtaaatctgtataattctgagagcgtaacccattttggttgcaaaaattgggaagcattttgcaagatgtatggttttgatgagggtatgcttgtcaccatggatcttggtgatcctgacatcgagcaagacaatatggacatttgggtccttgttgatacgcctccaattctaccgctatgtgagtttctcaaacgtagttattagctaatttatattgttcatttcaaaatagttgacagcttattttcattgacagcttattttgattgttcaaacaatgtgcggaacatggtagacagaacctgctacaccgatggctctgagttaacttataaggagaaaactcatctggtcggattttgtactgatcttgagaattacaatatctattgtaaaactcctccacattatggtcaatacgtgccactagtgcacgtgttgaactacggtaactactatggagataccctcgtaagatttcttactattacgacatccgtgcatctcttgcatacttctaaaactagtacatcattgctaactatgaagttattactatgtttttcaacagataatcccagaggattgtgtgcctcatttgatgtatcagaatggtaggcttgatgttttgaacatacaaccaggtaatcctacgaatctcaactgtccataccggatttcaaaaaaagtggagacatgaaaatcaaataatggaaaaaatgtatggacagtgtATGGACAggcgcaaggaggttcttggaagcaaaaggaagcgaagcgcaaaaattggagacaggatgatctccattcttcataatggagagtcggagtctatattgttttatgctattttaccttaaagatggtatttaggtcctacctaatattgatgatcatgtgctaagaacaattaagtagggttggttcgatgactatgaggatgatgatcgtatgacttgttattaataatgaatagaagttgtatgatgatgattagtaggacttgttattatgatgatgcatgatgcgggcatgaagagttattatatatcagtgggtgaaatggacatggattggaatgaagtgaaggcaacaagcatgtggtgcatgtcgaaagtagtactaatccaaacttgatcaagttaggattaatattactttagacatgcaccacatgttgccttcatcactttaatctaagccatgtttaggcatagcagtagcgttggtaaatcatgcacggaaataagagaggacagttctctctgttagctagcttacacatcctaaattaccccctaaaccctcccccctttcaaaaaaaacaaaaaccccagccactgaaatgctgacgcgtggatgccttttggtcccggttggtgtcaccaaccgggaccaaaggccctcctgcctgggctggccgcagcggccacgtggaggcccatctgtcccggttcgtgtaagaaccgggactaaagggctagggcattagtaacgaccctttagtcccggttcaacaaccgggacaaaaggcccttaccaaccgggacagatgaccctttttctactagtgttcatcTCCATTGGTCTGGTTCTCCATGATAGTAAGCACTACTTCATCCCACAAATCATATTAATAGGATTTCTAATAACATATTTTTGTATTTCATGTGCATGAATAACTCTCCAGCGTAATTCCTATGACATCATTcctttttaatatttttcaaaaaagAACATGAAACTAGTATATGTTAACTCTTGGGCCATATACGTACCACAAACAGAAACATATTGACAGTTGACAAGAATGGAAACAAGTTTATTGAGGGGGATAATAAAAAAATGGCAGAAACTATCACACCTTTCCCAAAACTACACATATCCTTGGCATGGACCACAAGAACTCCACTCGATGGATCCTTgtatttcttttctctctttgtCGTAAATGATATTTCTTCTTTCTTGAACATCTTGGCCCGACTtcatactcacaaagcataaacaatTATCTTTGTGATGTTGGATAGAGAATGCAATTATTTGGTTCGAATTTGTGTGTTGCTCTCGCCCTAGTCTGAAACACCCTTGAACTTATTTTTGAGAAGTGTTTTATTTTTCAGATAAAAGGCCCTTGCCATATTCTGATTCCAGGAAGTCACAAGGCCCGATTTGTGCAACTGAAATCGAAGATAATTTCCATCCGTTTCTTTGATGCCTTCTTGCTTGTGAGTTGTGGTATGCTATGGCAGAAGTCTGGGTCCTGCCGGAGAGTGGTTATTGCATTCACTTGAACCCCTCCCAGACATACATCGAACGTGCCATGCTGCTGCTGACCTTATGGCGCTGTTGGCACGTCTGCAATGAAGTGATTCATCACACACCACTACCCCTGGCGGAAGCATCTAAGAGATTTCTGGTAAGCTAACTGGACTCTATCATTGGGCTCAAAACTGAATTGTGTGACGATCCTTGCAAAGGTAAATCTATCATCACGTATCACCAAACAGTGAGAACAACAACGACAGGTCAGGTGGATAGATGGAGTTCGCCCCCTGCTGGGTGAGTgaaattagacactgacaggtccTATAGGCGATGATTGTGCCGCTGGAGCGGGAATGATCTTACCGAATGATAATGGTGCTATCATTTTTTCGGCATGTAGGGCACTGTTTTCATGTCGAGAAGCATTGGAGGCGGAACTCTGCGCGTGTATGGAAGGACTCTCATTTCAATCGAGAGAAGTGAATTGCCAATTATTGTGCAGATGGACTCCATGGTAGTTGTGAAGCTGATTCAGTCGCATGAGATAAACAGGTCTTTATACTCTTCCATTGTAAGAAAGATTAGGCACTTGATGAGCCTTCGTAGAACTTGTATTACTCTTGTCGACTGCACTCGAAATAAGGTTAGTGATAATCTAGCTAAGTTTGCAAGGGTTGAAGGAAGAACTATGACCTGGATTGCTTCAGGACCTTCAGCTTCTTTAGAGCTAGCTCATGCAGATTGTAATGACCATGATATTTGAGTAATGCAACTTTTTACCCGCAAAAAAATGGAAAAAGTATAGGTAACCTATGCACCAGAACATTTGTTGAGAAAAgaacaaaaaagcaaaaaacagcaacactGCCCGTGGTTTTGCTTTCTTCCCATGGACCGACGGCAGAAGCAGAGGCATTGACATGCACAAAATTAATACTGGAGATTTAGAAATTAAAGAGTAGTATCAAGTAGCGCATGAACACAACCACGGGCACAAGCAGACACCAAAATACATGCACAAAATTAATACTGTAGATTCAGAAATTATGAGTAGAAATTAAGTAGCGCATGAACAGAATCCAAAATCAAGCACGGGGACCACAAGACTTCCACTCCTTCCCTCgacccctctccccctataaaAGCCGCCTTGCATCCTCCAGCCCTTCGCACAAAGCTCCTCTGAAATCCACATTTTGGTTCTGTTCTGCCTTGCGGCGAGGAAGTCATTGTAAGAGGTGGGGAAGGAGGCATCTAATCTAATTGAGGTTTTGGGTTCTATTCTTAATAAGATGTCTGTGGGGTTTGTGTTGGTTAGTCCCCTTGTTTCTTAATCAGTGTTTTCTTGATGGCGTTTGATTTGCCAGGTGGGACGAAGGAGTTCGGAAAACAACGGCCTCCATGGGTGGGGACAAAAGGCAGATGATGGAGGACGCGGCGGAGGACAAGTTCCCGGAGGGGTTACGAGTCCTCGCCGTGGACGACGACTGCGTCTGCCTCAAGGTCCTAGAGAACCTCTTGCGCGGCTGCAAATACCACGGTGAGTCTCTTGAATCTTGATCCCTTGTGATGTTTTTGATATATGAATGCTCTTTGCGATTAGAATAATGCTTTCTTTTTGTGCGCCAAAGTCCATTAGAATCGGAGCCTTGTGATCTTTTTGTTTCTCTGCAAATAATGCTTTCTGCGATGCAGCAACGACTGTGACGGATGCCAAGACAGGGCTGAAGATTCTCAGGGCGGGGAAGGAGAAGTTCGACGTCGTCATCACCGACGTGCGCATGCAGGACATGGACGGCTTCAAGCTCCTTGAGCGCATCCGCCTCGAGATGGATCTGCCCGTCATCAGTACGTTCACTGCTCAATTCTAAGTCCTAGTTTTATTTTTGTGTGTATGAGCTGACAATTCTCTTTGAGAACGTACTTCTAATCCTGAATCTTGGATATACACTGAGAGGACATTCATTCCTTCGGGCAGCACGTGAGATCCTATATATTCAGCACGATCTTAGGAAACCAAATGCACATGCACGCCACACTCACCGTATTTTTATCTTTGGGGAAATCGAAAGAGTGGGATCCCCTTTCAGCCCGAACCAACGGGATCCCATCTAACCGTTCATCTGTCCGATCGGATGGCCAGTGGGCCGGGTAGTAGAGCGGAAGTGAATCGACACATTAGTGAATTAGGAGGGTGCCGGATCGCAGGATCCCTAGTGGTATCGGTTCCTTGCCGAACCAAGGGGATCCTACCTAATTGTTCATCCATCGATCGAATGGCTAGTGGGGGCCGGGGAATGGAAGTGGACAGGGTAGGATGTGAATTAAGAAATCCAATTAACTATTGACTTAAATAATTGTGTTAATTGTCTTTAGTATGCTAGAGATATGGTCATGTGTACCATATATAATTAGAAGGAGGCAACAAGATGTTTTTTCCCCTATAGGAACCGGTTCTATTTTCGATCAATTGATGTCCCAATTGCATTAAAACATGTcgtctagattcaatataaatttGTTTTAGAACTTCAATACATAATGCCTGAAGTGTAGAATTCAATACCATCCATACAATATATATGGTAATCTAGCTTAGTGGGAGTATGTGTCACTCCTATGCAATGTAGACCCACTACGTATGTGTTCGGCATGGGTGCATTGATGGACGTAGTTTAATTTTGTATGCTCTCATTTGTAAAAATCTAGTCGTAAGAACCAACACTATAATATATTTATATTTTGTGATATGACCAATTTATATTTAGTAGTTTTCTAAACAAATATTAAATGTCTAGTCATTGCAATCACACAAAGTATAGAACTGCACCACACCTGTTTGCTAGGGTGGCATGAGTAATACAATTGGGAAACCACTTATGTTGTATCTACGTTATTAAAGGATTACCCATCTATAATCTGCTTGAGATTCTTAGTTAAAACTACTTACTCCTGAGAATACCTTATATATTAAAGTAGGAGTGCTACTTTTAAGCAGATATGTTGAGTAGGTTAACCATGTCTAGTATCTACAATCGTGCAGCTTTGATGACTTTGAACTAGCACACTAATTTGTAGTCACATTATTTTTGGTGGAGATTGCAACCAAAAATACTTATTATCCTACATTGTAATAAAATACTTCAGATAATGGCGCTACTATGTGCATGATTGCTTAACAAGCTCAAAACATTGCTGGGGCCGATCACTTTTATCTAGTGCGCTAGAGAAACATGGTAAACCACCAATAATAGTAATTGATCTTCAGGTTCACCAGTACTTAATTGTGATGATCAGATTTACCTAGTAATAATATGGTGTTATGATGGGTTAGCCATTGTGTCATGGTTATTTTTCTATCGATTATTTATCTTTCGTATTATTAATTGAATCTGTGAATGTTTTTCCTTTTAGTTTGCGTTGGAAAGAAAATTATATCATTGTCATGATAATTTGAAAATCATGTGTAAAACATGTTTGCTTCCCCACTTGCTCGACGCATTTGGAAAATATTGAATTCTGTTTTCTGTCTATAAGCACTAGTATAAAATTTTATGTCCAGTTCATAGATTTTTGTGAAGTACTGAACTCCAAAGCTAAGTTAGGTCATATGGCATGCAGTGCTATCCGAAGATTGCGACAAGAAGGCTGTGATGAAGGGGATAAATCATGGGGCGTGTGACTATTTGGTGAAGCCAATGCATACCAACGAGCTAAAAAACATATGGCAGCATGTTCGAAGCAAGAGAAAATCCGAAGCAATAAGGCACatcagcggtgatgatgatgacgatcagAGAGCACAGCTTGGGACTGCTGCCAAGAGCAATGATGGAGCTAATACTGATGAGAACAAAGAGAACACACAGGCATCCACTACCCCGAAGAAGCCAAGAGTGCGATGGACAATTGAGATGCATACAAAGTTTATGGAAGCTATCAACCAGATCGGCCTTGATAGTAAGACACACATTATGTCCTTATTAAATGAAAAAACATTTGTTGCTATTTGGGATTTTTCATTAACAAATTTCTGATTACGTTACTCTAGGGGCTACTCCAAAAAAGATTATGGAGATGATGAATGTCGATTGCCTCACTAGGCAAAACGTATCGAGTCATCTACAGGTTTATTTTCGACCCTCGTTCTTTATTTTTCACATGTTTGTGTTCCATTTATTCATAGTCTAACATTTTGTCGTATATAAGTGCgagcttttatttttggggtaACATATCGGTCAAAGGTTTAGTAATGCACCTAGCATGAAAACGTGTGTAACTTTAATCATGTTTGTCCTTGAAAATGTAAGGCTTATCTTATATAAAGGATGCCCCATACTTTTTTATAACCCATGCAACACTTCCTGTTATTTTTCTTCCCACATGTCTACCATTACTATCTCCCATGAGCGTGCATCTCACATACACTTTTATTTTCTCTATTATTATTTCAGAAGTATAAATTGTACTTGAAAAGAGTCAACCCAAACCCACTTGGTGATGCATGTGTAAGATGGAACGATTTCATGAACATTCAGGAGAGTTTTATGCATAACCATGAACATGAAAGGTGGGGTGTGTCCTCAGGTCGCATCGCCTCCTGGA
Protein-coding regions in this window:
- the LOC123171406 gene encoding two-component response regulator ORR24-like — its product is MGGDKRQMMEDAAEDKFPEGLRVLAVDDDCVCLKVLENLLRGCKYHATTVTDAKTGLKILRAGKEKFDVVITDVRMQDMDGFKLLERIRLEMDLPVIMLSEDCDKKAVMKGINHGACDYLVKPMHTNELKNIWQHVRSKRKSEAIRHISGDDDDDQRAQLGTAAKSNDGANTDENKENTQASTTPKKPRVRWTIEMHTKFMEAINQIGLDRATPKKIMEMMNVDCLTRQNVSSHLQKYKLYLKRVNPNPLGDACVRWNDFMNIQESFMHNHEHERWGVSSGRIASWSPNHYGEAGHLGQHRNTQSSMSMGSLINGARMPVYLVPQTPYMGRFSGFNEHIVPFIIPGNPSSILILNANDNVPMAAPQFVYSDPITTLVAGFSEQMAPFNIESNMGSVGMMLNGKSTHGTGRTSVGEAAMVNYGRTSSALSNHQTDGFVPLTEMHDVGYASGILHVQEGTMDQQVLGGQLNGINALSSGGISNLLNEDFIGEDAVMDG